AATCCTCTGTGGCCTCCTGTTCCATCACATCCACTACGTCATCAACCGTGACGATCCCCACCAGGCGTTCTTCGTGATCCACAACCGGAAGGCTTAAAAGGCCGTATTTCCGAAAGCTGTCCGCCACTTCTTCCTGGTCCTCAGTTGTGACCGCCTTTATCACATGGGTATCCATGATGTCGCCGATGGCCATCTCGTAGGGATTCATTAATAAGTCCTTGACCGTGACCACACCCTCCAGCCTTCTTGTGGCGTCCATCACGTAACAGGTGTAAATGGTTTCCTTATCCACTCCATGCTTTCTGATATAGTCAAAGGCCTGAGCCACTGTCATGGTCTTCTTAAGCCCCACATACTCAGCCGTCATAATGCTTCCGGCACTGTTTTCCGGATAGTTTAAAAACTGGTTGATCAGCTTTCTGGTATCAGGGGTCGCATTCCGCAGGACCCTTTTTACCACGCTGGCAGGCAGTTCTTCCAACATATCCACCGCATCATCCACAAACAGATCTTCTACTATTGTTCCCAGTTCGTGATCAGTCATGCTGTTTATAATATGCTCCTGCTTCTCCACATCCAGACATGCGAACACATCGCTGGCCATTTCCTTGGGAAGCATCCGGAACACCACCACTGTTTTTTCTGAATCCAATGCCTCAATGAAAGCTGCGATATCCACTTCATTGAATTCCATCAGCACAGCCTTAAGCTTTCGGAACTGACGGCTGTCAGCAAACTCCATCAGCTCTTCCATATTGTAACTCTCCTGCATTCCACTCTTCCTCCACATGAACTTATTTTTCTGTCGCGGCTATATGGAAGCAAAACAAATACTGCATTGCAGGCAGTTTCCTGCAACGCAAAATAGCCATAATTACAGAACCAGCCTGTAATTCATGGCTATCATAAACGCAGAGAACCGTACTCTTTTAACGGCAGCGAGACCAGAGCAGACCCGAAGTACAGGATTCTGCTCTCACTGCCATACGCCTATGATAATTGTCTGCTTCCATCTTCTGACTTCGACCTTCCACTCTGATTCACTTCCTTTCCTGAATGATATTCTTAATTAAGGATAACAGCTGCCATCATAAAAAGCAACCCCTAACCCTTATTTCTCTGTTAATACATACCTGGCCCTACCGCTTCCACACCGGAATCAGGGCCTCCCGGACCAAAGAAA
The nucleotide sequence above comes from Lacrimispora sp. BS-2. Encoded proteins:
- the mgtE gene encoding magnesium transporter is translated as MQESYNMEELMEFADSRQFRKLKAVLMEFNEVDIAAFIEALDSEKTVVVFRMLPKEMASDVFACLDVEKQEHIINSMTDHELGTIVEDLFVDDAVDMLEELPASVVKRVLRNATPDTRKLINQFLNYPENSAGSIMTAEYVGLKKTMTVAQAFDYIRKHGVDKETIYTCYVMDATRRLEGVVTVKDLLMNPYEMAIGDIMDTHVIKAVTTEDQEEVADSFRKYGLLSLPVVDHEERLVGIVTVDDVVDVMEQEATEDFEKMAAMIPSEKPYLKTSVFQLAKNRIMWLLVLMISSMVTGGILARYESAFAVIPLLVTFIPMLTDTGGNAGSQSSTMIIRGMAVGEIGTRDVFRVLFKELKVAILVGLILGLVNYVRLIILYPGQEMLCLTVMLSLLVTVIVAKTIGGVLPIAAKVFHMDPAIMAAPLITTIVDAVSLIIYFQLACRLLEL